In Geminocystis sp. NIES-3709, a single genomic region encodes these proteins:
- a CDS encoding pentapeptide repeat-containing protein, which yields MLINDVLRRYKDGDRDFREINLSKSNLSGMKLSYSNLSRSKLVEAHLAWSDLERCFLLESDLRGAFLYGANLSFVKLKEALLIEADLTKADLHGAQLHKVDLQGATLSGAVLTWVNLYMANLPGVNLCGANLDGINLRGANLQGANLNWTNLNHARLSGANLRGATLYGIKLKGAFLNGLDLHGLNFSGMDLTETKMSGAKLYDTNFAGSNLDHAMLRRSVLDKANLNNVNLYQGQMRGAHIVKANLMKSNLSETDLRAADLSFANLNMANLTGADLTDANLQGAYLWGACLNGAILKNTNLTGASLREADLSGVDLSEVILDGVTMPDGKICL from the coding sequence ATGCTGATCAATGATGTATTGAGAAGATATAAAGACGGCGATCGAGATTTTCGAGAGATAAATCTTAGTAAAAGTAACTTAAGTGGAATGAAATTAAGTTACTCAAATTTGTCCCGTTCTAAATTAGTTGAAGCACATTTAGCATGGTCAGATTTAGAGCGTTGTTTTCTCCTAGAATCGGATTTAAGAGGAGCATTTTTATATGGAGCAAATTTAAGTTTTGTAAAGTTAAAAGAAGCATTATTAATAGAAGCAGATTTGACGAAAGCAGATTTACATGGAGCCCAGTTACATAAAGTAGATTTGCAAGGTGCAACTTTGAGTGGTGCAGTATTAACTTGGGTTAATCTCTACATGGCTAATTTACCCGGAGTAAATCTTTGTGGAGCTAATTTAGATGGTATCAACTTAAGAGGTGCAAATTTACAGGGTGCGAATTTAAACTGGACAAACTTAAACCATGCCAGATTGAGTGGTGCAAATTTACGAGGTGCAACTTTATACGGTATAAAACTAAAAGGTGCATTTTTAAATGGTTTAGATTTACATGGTTTGAACTTTAGTGGCATGGATTTAACAGAAACAAAGATGAGTGGTGCGAAATTATATGATACGAATTTTGCGGGAAGTAATTTAGATCATGCAATGTTACGTCGTAGTGTCTTAGATAAAGCTAATTTAAACAATGTCAATTTATACCAAGGGCAGATGAGAGGCGCTCATATTGTTAAGGCTAACTTGATGAAAAGTAACTTAAGTGAGACGGATTTAAGAGCCGCAGATTTAAGTTTTGCTAATCTCAATATGGCTAATCTAACAGGAGCAGATTTGACAGATGCTAACTTACAAGGGGCTTACTTATGGGGAGCTTGTCTTAATGGTGCAATTTTAAAAAACACGAATTTAACAGGTGCGAGTCTCAGAGAGGCAGATTTATCGGGGGTAGATTTGTCTGAGGTTATTTTAGATGGGGTAACAATGCCCGATGGCAAAATTTGTCTTTAG
- a CDS encoding TPM domain-containing protein has translation MKKNPLVSKVVTVFIVGLISISTWLFTPSTPAHAVNNPELLPAEVTPVVDLANYLPDLQEQSLIEQIENFEQQTGWKLRVLTQYDRSPGRAVIKFWDLDDQSILLVADGRGGNLLAFSVGDDVYDLLPRTFWIELQTRFGNMYYVRDNGENNSIVEALTTVKGCLADGGCLVVPGLPQEQWILTLITSVVGGIIFGLAALPRKPGQVFAWQWVLIISPLWGILFFAFGMGPVVTRTSEWLPLFRNVMGFVLGALVAYFSPLINSQTPSET, from the coding sequence ATGAAAAAAAACCCTTTAGTAAGTAAAGTTGTCACCGTCTTCATTGTCGGTTTAATCTCTATTTCCACATGGTTATTTACTCCTTCGACTCCAGCCCATGCGGTTAATAATCCTGAACTATTACCGGCAGAAGTGACTCCAGTGGTTGATTTAGCCAACTATTTACCAGATTTACAAGAACAATCTTTAATTGAGCAAATCGAAAATTTTGAACAACAAACCGGCTGGAAATTACGGGTTTTAACTCAGTACGATCGATCTCCCGGAAGGGCTGTGATTAAGTTTTGGGATTTAGATGATCAAAGTATTCTCTTAGTAGCTGATGGAAGAGGAGGCAACTTACTTGCTTTTAGTGTTGGTGATGATGTTTATGATTTATTACCCCGAACTTTTTGGATTGAGCTACAAACTAGATTTGGTAATATGTATTATGTAAGAGACAATGGTGAAAATAACTCGATCGTAGAAGCACTAACCACCGTTAAGGGTTGTTTAGCCGATGGTGGTTGTTTAGTTGTACCCGGATTACCTCAAGAACAATGGATATTAACTTTAATTACATCCGTAGTAGGTGGGATTATTTTTGGTTTAGCGGCATTACCTCGTAAACCCGGACAAGTTTTTGCGTGGCAGTGGGTATTAATTATTTCTCCTTTGTGGGGGATTCTGTTTTTTGCCTTTGGAATGGGACCTGTGGTAACTCGTACTTCTGAATGGTTGCCTTTATTCCGCAATGTTATGGGTTTTGTTTTAGGGGCTTTAGTTGCTTATTTTTCTCCTTTAATAAATTCACAAACTCCCTCAGAAACCTAG
- a CDS encoding DMT family transporter, whose amino-acid sequence MKIPLFWQIKIIVSIGIVAVSSAAIFVRLCQQEIEFVTIDFSLFIAASRLIISTIILIPTYKNFTKIENNNKGIYYSIGAGICLAFHFATWITSLSLTSVAASVSLVTTNPLWVALLSWWCWGKKIQQKTIIGISIAITGSVLIAFTSGNDNIGENPFWGAILALMGSWFASGYLLLGTSAQQKGLTITQYVGIAYLTAALCLFPLPLIFGGSYTGYPLSIYGYLILMAIIAQIIGHTSLNWSLKHLSPTTVSLIILLEPLISSILAWWLFREIPPPIVICGAFLLLIGVGISELSSKQ is encoded by the coding sequence TTGAAAATACCTTTATTTTGGCAAATTAAAATCATAGTCTCGATCGGTATAGTAGCCGTGTCTTCTGCTGCCATTTTTGTAAGATTATGTCAACAAGAAATCGAATTTGTTACCATCGATTTTAGCTTATTTATCGCCGCTAGTCGATTAATTATTAGTACTATAATTTTAATCCCCACTTATAAAAATTTTACAAAAATCGAAAATAACAATAAAGGAATTTATTATAGTATTGGTGCTGGAATATGTCTTGCTTTTCACTTTGCAACATGGATAACATCCTTATCTTTAACATCTGTTGCGGCTTCCGTCAGTCTTGTTACCACAAATCCTCTATGGGTAGCATTACTATCTTGGTGGTGTTGGGGCAAAAAAATTCAACAAAAAACTATCATTGGCATAAGTATTGCGATTACTGGTAGTGTTTTAATTGCCTTTACCAGTGGTAATGATAATATAGGCGAAAATCCTTTCTGGGGTGCAATTTTAGCCTTAATGGGAAGTTGGTTTGCCAGTGGTTATTTATTGTTAGGTACATCAGCACAACAAAAAGGTTTAACCATCACTCAATATGTCGGAATTGCCTATTTAACCGCCGCATTATGTTTATTTCCTTTACCGTTGATTTTTGGGGGGAGTTATACAGGTTATCCCCTGTCTATTTATGGCTATCTAATTTTAATGGCAATTATTGCCCAAATAATAGGGCATACTAGCTTAAACTGGTCTTTAAAACATCTTTCTCCTACTACTGTCTCATTAATTATTTTGCTTGAACCACTTATTTCTAGTATTTTAGCTTGGTGGCTTTTTCGAGAAATACCTCCTCCAATCGTTATTTGTGGTGCATTTTTATTATTAATTGGTGTTGGTATCTCTGAATTATCATCAAAGCAATAA
- a CDS encoding DsbA family protein: MTPIRIFYFSDVLCIWAYIAQIRLNELKTTFEDQIVIESHFVPIFGFAKENLENRWRDKGGLEGYSNHVQEVAKKFNHISVHPDIWTKFTPVSSTSCHLFLRAIQLLETKGLVNPSQQVFEKAIWAFRDAFFTKLANISDRQVQFQIAEELGLSIASIQAQIDSGEAYAQLSKNFDLVKEHIVTVSPTLIFNEGRQRLNGNVGYRIMEANIRELLKNPSREESWC; this comes from the coding sequence ATGACACCTATCCGTATTTTTTATTTTTCTGATGTTCTCTGTATTTGGGCTTATATTGCCCAGATTCGTCTTAATGAGTTAAAAACAACCTTTGAAGATCAGATTGTGATTGAATCCCATTTTGTTCCTATCTTTGGTTTTGCTAAGGAAAATTTAGAAAATCGATGGCGAGATAAAGGAGGATTGGAAGGATACAGTAATCATGTTCAAGAAGTAGCTAAAAAATTCAATCATATTTCTGTACATCCTGATATTTGGACTAAATTTACTCCTGTTTCTTCTACATCTTGTCATTTATTTCTTAGGGCAATTCAATTACTAGAAACAAAAGGTTTAGTAAATCCATCACAACAAGTATTTGAAAAAGCAATCTGGGCATTTCGAGATGCATTTTTTACCAAATTAGCAAATATTTCCGATCGTCAAGTACAATTCCAAATAGCAGAAGAACTAGGACTTTCGATCGCATCTATTCAAGCTCAAATTGACAGTGGTGAAGCATATGCTCAATTATCGAAGAATTTTGATTTAGTAAAAGAGCATATAGTTACAGTTAGCCCTACTCTCATTTTTAATGAAGGACGACAACGATTAAACGGCAATGTAGGTTATAGAATTATGGAAGCTAATATTCGTGAGTTGCTCAAAAATCCATCAAGAGAAGAATCCTGGTGTTAA
- a CDS encoding ExeM/NucH family extracellular endonuclease, whose amino-acid sequence MAKIIINEFYRGGNLTTTDEFIELLLLEDLTATQLETFFVGDSTGTKASKFSAYEFTNMSSIATTFKAGTIIVVGGTGRITQDTSYDPTNNDWNIALNAGGSFLPNANSGNSGDIAGDDIVWVDTSNTGSTISVDGFAVDIGTATGTFFNAVNVDFGSSTNNTGYALNSNSSDITNIANWTTGIASASTTPGSPNGGTNTTFIDGLRNPAPSAEVIINETGGSTNVTEVGATDSYTIVLSDQPTSNVSININSGSQLTTISNVLTFTPQNWNIAQLVTVTAVDDAVVEGNHSGTIQHSVTSSDSRYNGLSINPINVSITDNDSAIAKIHEVQGSGSDSPLVGQTVTIEGVVIADFQLNNQLRGFFIQEENADRDLNSATSEGIFVFTGNTPPLDVQEGQIIRLTGTVSEFFNMTQITATTAGGITLVNAGNNLSLVTPEIIDLPVVGDVNSFYEQYEGMLITYANKMYVSEYFEMARYGQIVLTADGRPYQYTHTDNTPTSAEYNAFLDDLARKRIILDDDDNTQNSPLSDGVGKIFYPQPNGLSTGTQGTNYFRGGDTVSNLTGVLHWSFAGQSGTDAWRMRPTQANPITFTPENPRPANPPSVGGNIKVASFNVLNYFNTIDTVGGNGSPRGADSVDEFNRQNEKLISALIGLDADVIGLMEIENNGDATTPAVKELVDRLNAQLGSSVYRYINTGLVGTDQITVAFIYKISVVTAKGNVAILDNTAFTDPNNTGQQRNRPAIAQTFEVIDNNNDDFGEAFNVVVNHLKSKGADGATGADLDQGNGQGAFNDTRTKASNYLVNTWIPSDPTGQGDDDFLIIGDLNAYKGETPITTIKNAGYTDLVESYNGNDTYGYVFDGQLGYLDYALSNGSMTSQVTGVAEWHINADEISLFDYNNTVDDGAGEASFEAKPNGNNLYEANAFRTSDHDPVIIGLNLAPPPNIQITEFIYSGANGEFIEFTNLGTIAVDMTGWSFDDDSRTSGSFSLTSFGTVQAGESIILTESDANTFRTAWGLDASVKVIGNLTQNLGRNDEINLYDNNGTLIDRLTYGDQTFTGTVRTQNASAWAFEEFLDSQTITNNWVLSAVNDAQSSYASTGGDIGNPGGYLPVLPPAPTIEVDTATTNNFLDGGVLNLLPISGSGAISGVINDPTDPALVYGIDFTIDDPDTAVGGLTVTVSSSNQSVVSNSNLNLTGSGANRNLKITPNGVGLTTITLTVSDGTNNGTYIINYGASVSSLNPTTTRFLTGISDASSAIAIDNDYMFVANDEDQTIRLFDRNNSGLPVNAFDFTSSLGLSGNSEVDIEASTQLGNIIYWMGSHSNNSEGLDRPNRERIFATQINGTGANTTLTFQGYYQFLEDDMIAWDNNNGHGLGAGFLGLANSASAGVIPESSALDGFNIEGLTFAPDNTTAYVSFRAPNLPTTNRNQALIVPVTNFTSLLGASTGSTTFGTPIFLDLGGRGIRSIERNSNNEYLIVAGPADGATGTAPKDFRLYTWTGNPSDAPVIRSSNLTGLMTDGSFESIVTVPNNLNSTSQIELLVDNGDTIWYNNGVISKDLAQDNLQKFRREIITLGGVPLNNLKGTGRNDTLIGESAQNIIIGGGGNDFLMGNSIQDTLDGGSGNDTLIGGNGNDIILAGSGNDILVGGMGNDTLTGGSGQDFFRFNSPTEEIDRITDFNVVYDSIELSSSGFGLSMGALNSTQFFIGATASTINNRLIYDRNTGNLFFDDDGNGGNAQVQIGTLNPRLALTHQDFIVI is encoded by the coding sequence ATGGCTAAAATCATCATTAATGAATTTTATCGTGGTGGTAATCTCACAACCACCGATGAATTTATCGAGTTGTTATTGCTCGAAGACTTAACCGCCACTCAATTAGAAACTTTTTTTGTGGGAGACTCCACAGGTACTAAAGCTAGTAAGTTCTCCGCTTATGAATTTACCAACATGAGTTCGATCGCCACTACCTTCAAGGCTGGAACAATTATTGTGGTAGGTGGCACGGGAAGAATTACTCAAGATACATCCTATGATCCTACCAATAACGATTGGAATATTGCCCTTAATGCAGGAGGTTCATTTCTTCCTAATGCCAACTCTGGAAATAGTGGAGATATTGCCGGAGATGATATTGTTTGGGTTGATACTTCTAATACGGGTAGCACTATTTCCGTTGATGGCTTTGCTGTAGATATTGGCACTGCTACAGGAACGTTTTTTAATGCAGTTAATGTGGATTTTGGAAGTAGCACAAACAATACAGGTTACGCTTTAAACTCAAACTCATCAGACATAACAAATATCGCCAACTGGACAACGGGTATAGCTTCCGCATCAACTACTCCTGGATCGCCTAATGGTGGTACAAATACAACATTTATTGATGGTTTGCGTAATCCTGCACCCAGTGCTGAGGTAATTATTAACGAAACGGGAGGAAGCACTAACGTCACAGAGGTAGGGGCTACAGATAGTTATACTATTGTTCTTTCTGATCAACCCACCTCCAATGTAAGTATAAATATCAATAGTGGTAGTCAGTTAACTACAATTTCAAATGTACTAACTTTTACTCCTCAAAATTGGAATATTGCACAATTAGTAACGGTGACGGCAGTAGATGATGCAGTGGTAGAAGGCAATCATAGTGGCACGATTCAACATTCTGTTACCAGTAGTGATTCTCGTTATAACGGACTGTCCATTAATCCAATTAACGTCAGTATCACAGACAATGATTCTGCTATCGCCAAAATTCATGAAGTTCAAGGTAGTGGTAGCGATAGCCCTTTAGTAGGACAAACTGTCACGATCGAAGGGGTGGTTATTGCTGACTTTCAGTTAAATAATCAATTACGAGGGTTTTTTATTCAAGAAGAAAATGCCGATCGAGATCTCAATTCAGCCACTTCTGAGGGGATTTTTGTCTTTACGGGAAACACTCCACCTTTAGACGTGCAAGAAGGACAAATTATTAGGTTAACAGGTACTGTCAGTGAGTTTTTTAACATGACTCAAATAACTGCCACTACGGCAGGAGGTATCACTCTGGTTAATGCTGGTAATAACCTCAGTTTAGTAACCCCTGAGATAATTGATCTCCCCGTTGTGGGTGATGTTAATAGCTTTTATGAACAGTATGAAGGAATGCTGATCACCTATGCCAATAAAATGTATGTATCAGAATACTTTGAAATGGCTAGGTATGGTCAAATCGTCCTCACGGCGGATGGTCGTCCTTATCAATACACCCATACCGATAACACCCCCACCAGTGCGGAATATAACGCTTTCTTAGATGATTTAGCCCGTAAACGGATTATCCTCGACGATGATGATAACACCCAAAATTCACCCCTCAGCGATGGTGTCGGTAAAATATTTTATCCTCAACCCAACGGTTTAAGCACTGGCACTCAAGGAACTAATTATTTTCGTGGTGGTGACACCGTTAGTAACTTAACGGGTGTATTGCATTGGTCTTTTGCCGGTCAATCAGGTACAGATGCTTGGAGAATGCGCCCTACTCAAGCCAATCCTATTACCTTTACCCCAGAAAATCCTCGCCCTGCTAATCCTCCTAGTGTGGGGGGTAACATCAAAGTTGCTAGTTTTAACGTCCTCAATTATTTTAATACGATTGATACCGTAGGCGGAAACGGTTCGCCCCGGGGTGCTGATAGTGTGGATGAATTTAATAGACAAAACGAAAAACTCATCTCCGCTTTAATTGGTTTAGATGCGGATGTCATCGGTTTAATGGAAATCGAAAATAACGGTGATGCCACCACTCCAGCCGTTAAGGAATTAGTAGATCGACTTAATGCCCAATTGGGATCAAGTGTCTATCGTTATATCAATACAGGATTAGTTGGCACGGATCAAATTACCGTTGCTTTTATTTATAAAATATCTGTGGTGACAGCTAAAGGCAATGTAGCCATTCTTGATAATACAGCTTTTACCGATCCCAACAACACTGGACAACAAAGAAACCGCCCTGCGATCGCCCAAACCTTTGAAGTCATTGACAACAATAATGATGACTTTGGTGAAGCCTTTAATGTAGTGGTAAATCATCTTAAATCAAAAGGTGCGGATGGTGCTACTGGTGCAGATTTAGATCAGGGAAATGGACAAGGTGCATTCAACGACACTCGTACCAAAGCCTCTAATTACTTAGTTAATACATGGATACCATCTGATCCCACAGGGCAAGGGGATGATGATTTTTTAATTATTGGTGACTTAAACGCCTATAAAGGAGAAACCCCCATTACAACGATCAAGAATGCAGGTTATACCGATTTAGTTGAATCCTACAACGGTAATGATACTTATGGCTACGTCTTTGACGGGCAACTAGGCTATTTAGATTATGCCTTAAGTAATGGTTCAATGACATCCCAAGTAACAGGGGTAGCCGAATGGCACATTAACGCTGATGAAATATCGCTATTTGACTATAACAACACCGTTGATGATGGTGCAGGAGAGGCATCTTTTGAAGCGAAACCTAATGGCAATAATCTTTATGAGGCTAATGCTTTTCGTACCTCCGATCATGATCCTGTTATCATCGGCTTAAATCTTGCTCCCCCTCCTAATATTCAGATTACCGAATTTATTTATAGTGGTGCTAATGGTGAATTTATCGAATTTACTAACTTGGGTACAATTGCCGTTGACATGACGGGATGGAGTTTTGATGATGATAGTCGCACCTCTGGCTCATTCTCTCTCACTAGCTTTGGTACTGTACAAGCTGGAGAATCGATAATTCTCACAGAAAGTGATGCTAATACCTTTCGTACGGCTTGGGGATTAGATGCAAGTGTTAAAGTTATTGGTAATTTAACTCAAAATTTAGGACGCAATGATGAGATTAATCTCTATGATAATAACGGTACTTTAATTGATCGACTTACCTACGGAGATCAAACTTTTACTGGTACAGTGCGCACTCAAAATGCTAGTGCGTGGGCTTTTGAGGAATTTTTAGATTCTCAAACAATAACAAATAATTGGGTGCTTTCTGCTGTTAATGACGCTCAAAGTTCCTATGCCTCAACAGGAGGAGATATAGGCAACCCCGGTGGTTATCTTCCCGTGCTTCCTCCAGCCCCTACCATCGAAGTAGATACAGCAACTACCAATAACTTTTTAGATGGTGGTGTCTTGAATTTACTACCCATTAGCGGTTCGGGAGCAATTAGCGGTGTAATCAACGATCCTACCGATCCAGCCCTTGTTTACGGTATCGATTTTACGATCGATGATCCAGATACTGCGGTTGGGGGTTTAACTGTGACGGTAAGTAGTAGTAATCAAAGCGTTGTCTCGAATAGTAATTTAAACTTAACAGGTAGTGGTGCTAATCGTAATTTAAAAATAACTCCCAATGGTGTCGGTTTAACGACTATTACCTTAACCGTCAGTGACGGCACAAATAACGGTACTTATATCATCAACTATGGTGCTTCTGTTAGTTCACTAAATCCTACCACTACTCGCTTTTTAACGGGCATTTCTGACGCATCTAGTGCCATTGCCATTGATAATGATTATATGTTCGTTGCCAATGATGAGGATCAAACTATTCGCTTGTTCGATCGAAATAACTCAGGTTTACCCGTTAATGCCTTCGATTTTACCTCCTCTTTGGGGTTAAGTGGTAACAGTGAGGTGGATATTGAAGCCTCTACTCAATTGGGTAATATCATATACTGGATGGGTTCTCATAGTAATAATAGTGAAGGACTCGATCGACCGAACCGAGAAAGAATTTTTGCTACTCAAATTAACGGCACAGGAGCGAATACAACCTTAACTTTTCAGGGTTATTATCAATTCCTTGAAGATGACATGATTGCATGGGATAATAATAACGGTCATGGTTTAGGTGCTGGATTCTTAGGTTTAGCTAACAGTGCCTCGGCTGGTGTCATTCCAGAGTCTTCAGCTTTAGATGGTTTTAACATCGAGGGTTTAACCTTTGCCCCTGATAATACTACCGCTTACGTCAGTTTCCGTGCGCCCAATCTTCCTACCACTAATCGCAATCAAGCCTTAATTGTACCGGTTACTAACTTTACCAGTCTTTTAGGTGCTAGTACTGGCTCGACAACCTTTGGCACACCCATTTTTCTTGATCTGGGAGGGCGTGGTATTCGTAGTATCGAACGCAATAGTAACAATGAATATCTTATTGTAGCAGGTCCTGCGGATGGTGCAACGGGTACTGCGCCTAAAGATTTTCGTCTTTACACATGGACAGGAAACCCCAGTGATGCCCCCGTAATTCGATCGAGCAATTTAACAGGTTTAATGACTGATGGTAGTTTTGAGTCGATCGTCACTGTTCCTAATAATCTTAATAGTACATCCCAGATAGAATTATTAGTCGATAATGGCGACACTATTTGGTATAACAACGGGGTGATTTCTAAAGATTTAGCACAAGATAATCTGCAAAAATTCCGCCGTGAAATTATTACCCTTGGGGGTGTGCCTTTGAATAATCTTAAAGGTACTGGTAGAAATGATACCCTCATAGGAGAGTCCGCCCAAAATATTATCATTGGTGGCGGTGGAAATGATTTTCTTATGGGTAACAGTATTCAAGATACCCTAGATGGTGGTAGTGGCAATGATACTCTTATCGGTGGTAATGGTAATGACATCATTTTAGCCGGTAGTGGTAATGATATTCTTGTTGGTGGTATGGGAAATGATACCTTAACAGGGGGTAGTGGTCAAGATTTCTTCCGTTTTAACTCTCCCACAGAAGAAATAGACAGAATAACAGATTTTAATGTAGTTTATGATTCGATCGAACTCAGTAGTAGTGGTTTTGGTTTATCCATGGGTGCATTAAATTCAACTCAATTTTTCATAGGTGCAACTGCGAGTACTATCAATAATCGTTTAATTTACGATCGAAATACTGGCAATTTGTTCTTTGATGATGACGGGAATGGTGGTAATGCACAAGTGCAGATAGGAACTTTAAATCCTCGATTGGCTTTGACACATCAAGATTTTATCGTCATCTGA
- a CDS encoding alpha-D-glucose phosphate-specific phosphoglucomutase, translating to MSIITVTTKPFNDQKPGTSGLRKAVTVFQQPHYLENFIQSIFNSLEDLTGQTLALGGDGRYYNRQAIQTILKMAAANGVGRVLVGLNGILSTPAASCLIRKNQAYGGIILSASHNPGGINGDFGIKYNISNGGPAPEKVTEAIFAQTKTITQYQILESADINLDHVGSFKLGTMDIEVIDSVQPYIELMESLFDFDLLHNLLSKGDFSMCMDSLHAVTGPYAKAIFEDKLGAKNGTVINGVPLEDFGGGHPDPNLVYAKSLVDVLFGDNAPDFGAASDGDGDRNMILGRNFFVNPSDSLAVITANAHLVKGYKEGLTGVARSMPTSGAVDRVAEKLGINCYETPTGWKFFGNLLDADKATICGEESFGTSSNHIREKDGLWAVLFWLNIVAVRGESVEDIVRSHWKEYGRNFYSRHDYEEVATEGANELVNHVKNQFETLKGKQFGNYTVDYVDDFSYTDPVDDSITTNQGTRIVFTDGSRIIFRLSGTGTKGATLRVYLESYEPDVTKQDLDTQEALGELIKIAQEIAQIKKFTNRDIPTVIT from the coding sequence ATGAGTATTATTACGGTAACAACGAAACCTTTTAATGATCAAAAACCGGGTACATCTGGATTACGCAAAGCAGTAACAGTTTTTCAACAACCTCATTATTTAGAAAACTTTATTCAATCTATTTTTAACAGTCTGGAAGATTTAACAGGACAAACTCTTGCGCTTGGGGGAGATGGTCGTTATTATAATCGTCAGGCAATTCAAACTATCCTGAAAATGGCCGCCGCCAATGGTGTTGGTAGGGTATTAGTTGGTTTAAATGGGATTTTATCCACTCCTGCCGCTTCTTGTCTCATTCGTAAAAACCAAGCCTATGGAGGAATTATTCTCTCCGCTTCTCATAATCCGGGGGGTATCAATGGAGATTTTGGGATTAAATATAATATTAGCAATGGTGGCCCCGCTCCAGAAAAGGTAACAGAAGCGATTTTTGCACAAACAAAAACTATTACCCAGTATCAAATATTAGAGTCTGCGGACATCAATTTAGATCATGTGGGATCTTTTAAATTGGGTACGATGGATATAGAAGTTATCGATTCTGTACAACCTTATATCGAGTTAATGGAGTCTTTATTTGACTTTGATTTATTGCATAATCTGCTCTCTAAGGGCGATTTTTCCATGTGTATGGACTCTTTACACGCTGTTACCGGCCCTTATGCAAAAGCTATATTTGAGGATAAGTTGGGGGCAAAAAATGGCACGGTGATTAATGGTGTACCTTTAGAAGATTTTGGGGGAGGTCATCCTGATCCTAATCTAGTATATGCTAAGAGTTTAGTTGATGTTTTGTTTGGAGATAATGCACCAGATTTTGGAGCGGCTTCGGATGGAGATGGCGATCGTAATATGATTTTAGGACGTAATTTCTTCGTCAATCCTAGCGATAGTTTAGCCGTTATCACTGCCAATGCTCATTTAGTGAAGGGATACAAAGAGGGTTTAACAGGTGTAGCTCGATCGATGCCTACCAGTGGTGCAGTCGATCGAGTGGCAGAGAAATTAGGCATTAACTGTTATGAAACTCCCACCGGATGGAAATTTTTTGGCAACCTTTTAGATGCCGATAAAGCAACTATTTGTGGTGAGGAAAGTTTCGGTACCAGTTCTAATCATATCAGAGAAAAAGATGGACTTTGGGCAGTACTTTTTTGGTTAAATATCGTAGCAGTAAGAGGAGAGTCTGTCGAAGATATAGTTCGATCGCACTGGAAAGAATACGGACGTAATTTTTACTCTCGTCATGATTACGAAGAAGTAGCTACCGAAGGCGCTAACGAGTTAGTTAACCATGTGAAAAATCAATTTGAGACATTAAAAGGCAAACAATTTGGTAACTATACCGTTGACTATGTAGATGACTTTAGCTACACTGATCCTGTGGATGATAGTATTACTACAAACCAAGGTACTCGCATCGTTTTCACCGACGGCTCAAGAATTATCTTTCGTCTTTCAGGAACAGGAACAAAAGGTGCTACTTTAAGAGTATATCTCGAAAGCTATGAGCCTGACGTAACAAAACAAGACTTAGATACTCAAGAGGCATTAGGAGAGTTAATCAAAATTGCCCAAGAAATCGCCCAAATTAAGAAATTCACAAATCGAGACATACCAACGGTTATTACCTAG